In Flavobacterium sp. CBA20B-1, one DNA window encodes the following:
- a CDS encoding cell division protein FtsQ/DivIB has product MIKKINWFDVFLAFVIAALFALVAFANNRNNARYIEQIDVKLLSSNNHFITQEMVKNTIVQTFPRDSKIINSELNLNSIENKLNKHPMIAKSEVFVDVDGKLHAQVTQKTAMARVINGNQSYYIDENGDKMPLSQQFSAHVPVVYGTLNPKNKAAFAKMLNQINEDAFLKTAITGIKINNDQSLIFTVRDYNYLIEFGHLKEIEKKFDNYKAFVHYSKNDTLIGHYKNVNLRFTEQVVCTK; this is encoded by the coding sequence ATGATTAAAAAAATCAATTGGTTCGATGTATTTTTGGCGTTTGTAATTGCCGCCTTGTTTGCTTTGGTAGCCTTTGCTAACAACAGAAACAACGCACGCTACATTGAACAGATTGATGTGAAATTGTTAAGTTCTAACAATCACTTTATTACGCAAGAAATGGTGAAAAATACAATAGTTCAAACTTTTCCTCGCGATTCAAAAATAATAAATAGTGAATTGAACTTAAACAGCATAGAAAACAAACTGAACAAACACCCAATGATTGCAAAATCGGAAGTTTTTGTTGATGTAGATGGCAAATTACATGCACAAGTAACCCAAAAAACAGCCATGGCAAGGGTTATAAACGGCAATCAATCATACTATATCGATGAAAACGGAGATAAAATGCCTTTGTCGCAGCAATTCAGCGCACATGTGCCAGTGGTATATGGAACGCTGAACCCAAAAAACAAAGCTGCTTTTGCCAAAATGCTGAATCAAATAAATGAGGACGCATTTCTAAAAACAGCCATCACAGGCATTAAAATAAATAATGACCAATCGCTTATTTTTACGGTACGCGATTACAATTATTTGATAGAATTTGGGCATTTAAAAGAAATTGAAAAAAAGTTTGACAATTACAAAGCTTTTGTACATTACTCAAAAAACGACACCCTTATTGGGCATTACAAAAACGTTAATTTACGATTTACAGAGCAAGTAGTTTGCACGAAATAA
- the murC gene encoding UDP-N-acetylmuramate--L-alanine ligase — protein sequence MNLKDIHNVFFIGIGGIGMSAIARYFKRIGKNVAGYDKTPTQLTHELEAEGIAIHYTDDLENITADYQNTKDTLVVYTPAVPKHHAELNYFQNKGFAVKKRAEVLGIITQNSFSLAVAGTHGKTTTSSILAHILVAANAPVTGFLGGVVEGYDTNLIGNGTDATVVEADEFDRSFLHLHPNIACVISDDADHLDIYGTNDAIKSSFVEFASKISDKDKLFIAQGIENINGTEVSVNGTAVINAYNLRFENGKRVFDLDFKGEKITDIRLLMPGEHNVLNASLAFAMAKTYGLSNEEIKSGLDSFKGIRRRFSFKINTEKLVMIDDYAHHPTEIKAVSQAVHEMYPNKKITAVFQPHLFSRTRDFMDGFAESLSTFNNIVLLEIYPARELPIENINSEVLINKINSPNKILLPKEDLVSFLTENIPEVLLIIGAGDIGEMVEEIKKELEKNN from the coding sequence ATGAATTTAAAAGACATACATAATGTATTCTTTATAGGAATCGGCGGTATTGGCATGAGTGCCATTGCCCGATACTTTAAGCGTATAGGTAAAAACGTTGCCGGTTACGACAAAACACCTACGCAGTTAACGCACGAGTTAGAAGCCGAAGGTATTGCCATTCATTACACCGACGATTTAGAAAATATTACAGCAGATTATCAAAATACCAAAGACACATTGGTGGTTTATACTCCGGCTGTTCCAAAGCATCATGCCGAACTTAATTATTTTCAGAATAAGGGTTTTGCGGTTAAAAAACGTGCCGAAGTGTTGGGTATCATCACACAGAACAGCTTTTCGTTAGCGGTTGCAGGTACACACGGAAAAACAACCACATCGAGTATTTTGGCGCACATTTTGGTTGCTGCAAATGCTCCTGTTACCGGCTTTTTGGGCGGAGTTGTGGAAGGATACGATACTAATTTAATTGGTAACGGAACAGATGCTACGGTTGTAGAAGCCGATGAGTTTGATCGCTCTTTTTTACACCTACATCCAAATATTGCTTGTGTAATTTCAGACGATGCCGATCATTTGGATATTTACGGCACCAATGATGCCATTAAATCATCGTTTGTAGAATTTGCATCAAAAATCAGCGATAAAGACAAATTGTTTATCGCACAAGGAATTGAAAACATCAACGGTACAGAAGTTTCGGTAAACGGAACGGCGGTTATCAATGCTTATAATTTACGATTCGAAAACGGTAAACGCGTTTTTGATTTAGATTTTAAGGGCGAAAAAATTACCGATATAAGATTGTTAATGCCTGGCGAACACAATGTTTTGAACGCTTCATTGGCATTTGCAATGGCGAAAACTTATGGTTTAAGCAACGAAGAAATTAAATCGGGCTTAGACAGTTTTAAAGGAATCCGTCGTCGTTTTTCTTTTAAAATCAATACCGAAAAATTAGTGATGATTGACGATTATGCGCATCATCCAACAGAAATAAAAGCAGTAAGCCAAGCCGTTCACGAAATGTATCCAAATAAGAAGATTACAGCCGTGTTTCAGCCCCATTTATTCTCTAGAACTAGAGATTTTATGGATGGTTTTGCAGAAAGTTTATCAACATTCAACAATATAGTTTTGCTTGAAATCTACCCAGCACGCGAGTTGCCGATTGAAAACATCAATTCTGAAGTGTTGATAAATAAGATAAATTCGCCTAATAAAATTTTGTTGCCTAAAGAAGATTTAGTATCTTTTTTAACCGAAAATATACCAGAAGTTCTTTTAATTATCGGTGCTGGCGACATAGGCGAAATGGTAGAAGAAATTAAAAAAGAATTAGAAAAAAATAATTGA